The Chryseobacterium sp. LJ668 genome segment GAAGCCCTTAAATTTTCAAGAGAAAACAAATGGAAGGTCTATCCACACTGTTCTTATGCTAGAGCTGTCATGAGAAGGATGAATGATGTGGAAGATATCTTTTTAGAACGTTAAAACATCATTCAGAATGATATCTTCAATATCATCGGGGTAATTAACTTTAAAATGAATATCTGAATACACCCAATCTGTTATTTCTTTTGCATCCAGGGTTTTTGAATTGGGAATTCCTATTTTATCTAAAGCAGAAGCGTTACACTCTTGCTCATACTGATTGTGAATAGGAATGACAAATAGTTTTTTATCCATAAAAAGCGCTTCAGCCGGACCTTCGAAGCCTGCATTACATAAGATACCATCACAGCTTTCGAAACATTCAAGAAAATGTGTTTCGTCAATAGGATAAATTTCTACATTATTGATCTGAGTATGAATTTTAGTATATTTTGAAAAAACCCTCCATTCTACAGGGATCTGGCTTATAACTTTCGTAATATTTTCATCCGAGAAGCTAGGCAGATACACGATATAAAAACCTTTCTTAGCAGGATTTAAATTTCTAATTTTTCTTCTGATGACGGGCTTTTTAATTTGAGGATGATAATTGTCAAAATGAAAACCAATTTTATCTTTACTTGG includes the following:
- a CDS encoding glycosyltransferase family protein → MKVLYAFQGTGNGHVARAQEIIPLLKKYAFVDTLISGHQSQLKADFPIDFSHRGVSLLYNKTGGISYKKILFENNFFEAVKKIQQIKLNQYDLIINDYEPLTAWACKMRNLKMLELSHQASMSFKETPKPDKKDFFGEFILKHYCPSKDKIGFHFDNYHPQIKKPVIRRKIRNLNPAKKGFYIVYLPSFSDENITKVISQIPVEWRVFSKYTKIHTQINNVEIYPIDETHFLECFESCDGILCNAGFEGPAEALFMDKKLFVIPIHNQYEQECNASALDKIGIPNSKTLDAKEITDWVYSDIHFKVNYPDDIEDIILNDVLTF